A genomic region of Salinibacter pepae contains the following coding sequences:
- a CDS encoding rhomboid family intramembrane serine protease — MPQRTQYRPPTRVSVMPPVIKNLLILNGLFFLAQFVAAETLARSSMLASVLDLMPLYPPGTAGPDFWPWQLVSYGFLHGSFGHLFFNMFALWMFGVQVENRWGSQRFVFFYFACVIGAALTHLAFVSAPIPTVGASGGVYGILLAFGMMFPNQPIYIWFLFPIKAKWLVAGFGALELYSAVTGTQAGVANFAHLGGMVIGFLLIQYWRGKLPVQPDRVMRW, encoded by the coding sequence ATGCCGCAACGCACCCAGTACCGGCCGCCCACTCGGGTCTCGGTGATGCCGCCGGTGATTAAGAACCTCCTCATCCTCAACGGCCTGTTTTTCCTGGCCCAGTTTGTGGCGGCCGAGACGCTGGCGCGGTCCTCAATGCTGGCGAGCGTGCTGGACCTCATGCCCCTCTACCCGCCCGGCACCGCCGGTCCCGACTTCTGGCCCTGGCAGTTGGTGTCCTACGGCTTCCTGCACGGGAGCTTTGGGCACCTGTTCTTCAATATGTTCGCCCTCTGGATGTTTGGGGTTCAGGTCGAAAACCGCTGGGGCTCGCAGCGATTCGTGTTTTTCTACTTCGCGTGCGTCATCGGCGCCGCCCTCACCCACCTCGCGTTCGTGAGCGCGCCGATCCCGACGGTGGGGGCCTCGGGCGGGGTGTACGGCATCCTGCTGGCCTTCGGCATGATGTTTCCGAATCAGCCAATCTACATCTGGTTTCTGTTTCCGATCAAGGCCAAGTGGCTCGTCGCCGGGTTTGGGGCACTGGAGCTCTACTCGGCGGTCACGGGCACACAGGCGGGGGTGGCCAACTTTGCCCACCTCGGCGGCATGGTGATTGGTTTTCTCCTCATCCAGTACTGGCGGGGCAAGCTGCCGGTACAGCCGGATCGGGTAATGCGGTGGTAA